A region from the Vicia villosa cultivar HV-30 ecotype Madison, WI linkage group LG3, Vvil1.0, whole genome shotgun sequence genome encodes:
- the LOC131656147 gene encoding abscisic acid receptor PYL4-like, producing MPSSLQLERFNPSTDATASAAIANGVNCPKQPQTPPPPTAARRLHHAHMVGLGSNQCCSVVTQNIDAPVSAVWPVVRRFDNPQGYKNFVKSCHVITGDGINVGAVREVRVVSGLPAESSTERLEILDDERHVISFSVVGGEHRLRNYRSVTTLHSVDGNRTLVIESYVVDVPQGNTKEETCVFVDTIVRCNLQSLGQIAENMIRNNV from the coding sequence atgccttCTTCTCTTCAGCTTGAGAGATTCAATCCTTCAACCGATGCAACCGCTTCAGCAGCCATCGCCAACGGTGTAAACTGTCCTAAACAACCACAAACTCCACCACCACCCACGGCAGCGCGTCGTCTTCACCACGCGCATATGGTGGGACTGGGATCCAACCAGTGTTGCTCCGTCGTGACTCAAAACATCGACGCACCCGTCTCCGCGGTATGGCCGGTGGTTCGACGCTTCGACAACCCGCAAGGATACAAGAACTTCGTAAAAAGTTGCCACGTCATTACCGGAGACGGCATTAACGTCGGTGCAGTCCGTGAGGTTCGCGTGGTTTCCGGGCTACCAGCTGAGTCGAGTACGGAGCGGTTGGAGATTCTCGACGATGAGCGACACGTCATCAGCTTCAGCGTTGTCGGTGGGGAACACCGTCTGAGAAACTATCGGTCGGTGACGACGCTTCATTCGGTAGACGGAAACAGGACACTTGTCATTGAGTCATACGTCGTTGATGTACCGCAAGGGAATACGAAGGAGGAAACGTGCGTTTTTGTTGACACTATCGTACGTTGTAATTTACAGTCGTTGGGTCAGATCGCTGAGAACATGATCAGAAACAATGTTTAA